In Carya illinoinensis cultivar Pawnee chromosome 6, C.illinoinensisPawnee_v1, whole genome shotgun sequence, a single genomic region encodes these proteins:
- the LOC122312404 gene encoding cytochrome P450 71B36-like isoform X1, giving the protein MNLYAIFLWIALLICLPLLLLMKKEHAAQRQNKQLHPPPSPPKLPIIGNLHQLGELRHQSLWRLSKKYGPVMLIKLGGISNIVISSVDAAREVLKVHDLDCCSRPPLDTTRRLTYNYRDIAFAPYGQYWREIRKICVLEVFSVKRVQSYRPIREEEVDMLINSIWKSSSSATFVDLSEKLFSLTANVTFRIAFGKSFRGSDLDNERFQEVVHNAEAMLGSFNASEYVPYVGWIVDRLSGRLERLERIFHELDDFFQQVIDLHLKPDRTKPEHEDIIDVLLKIEREQTEADAVHFSKANIKAVLLNLFLGGVDTGAITMIWAMAELVKSPKVMKRAQDEVRKIVGNKGRVTEIDTDHLPYIKMIMKETLRLHPPATLLLPRQTMVPFKLHDYDIKAQSIMQVNAWGIGRDPQYWKNPEEFIPDRFIDSSVDYKGQNFEFLPFGAGRRGCPGIYMATSTIELALANLLYCFDWKLPPGMKEEDIDMEESLGLSLTTSKKTALNLVPVKLF; this is encoded by the exons ATGAATCTTTATGCCATATTCTTGTGGATTGCTCTTCTGATATGTCTTCCTCTGCTGCTGCTTATGAAAAAGGAGCATGCAGCTCAAAGGCAAAACAAGCAGCTGCATCCACCACCAAGCCCTCCAAAGCTTCCCATTATTGGTAACTTGCATCAACTTGGTGAATTACGTCACCAATCTCTCTGGAGACTCTCTAAAAAATATGGTCCTGTTATGCTAATTAAGCTCGGTGGAATCTCAAATATTGTCATATCTTCTGTTGATGCTGCCCGGGAGGTCTTAAAAGTTCATGATCTTGACTGTTGCAGTAGACCGCCCTTAGACACCACCAGAAGACTCACATACAATTATCGAGACATCGCTTTTGCACCTTATGGCCAATATTGGAGAGAGATAAGGAAAATATGTGTTCTTGAAGTTTTTAGTGTGAAAAGGGTGCAGTCATATCGACCCATTAGGGAAGAAGAAGTGGATATGCTTATCAATTCAATATGgaagtcttcttcttctgcaacTTTTGTTGATCTATCTGAGAAGTTGTTTTCTCTCACTGCAAATGTGACTTTTAGAATTGCTTTTGGTAAGAGTTTCCGTGGGAGTGATTTAGATAATGAAAGGTTTCAAGAAGTTGTTCATAATGCTGAAGCCATGTTGGGGAGCTTCAATGCATCTGAGTACGTTCCATACGTGGGGTGGATTGTGGACAGGCTCTCTGGTAGACTTGAAAGGCTGGAAAGGATTTTCCATGAGTTGGATGATTTTTTCCAACAGGTGATTGATCTTCATCTCAAGCCCGACAGAACAAAACCAGAGCATGAAGACATTATTGATGTGCTGTTGAAAATAGAGCGAGAGCAAACCGAGGCTGATGCTGTtcacttctctaaagcaaacaTTAAGGCAGTCCTCTTG AATCTCTTCTTAGGTGGAGTCGACACTGGTGCAATTACCATGATATGGGCAATGGCAGAGCTTGTTAAAAGCCCAAAAGTGATGAAGAGAGCACAAGATGAAGTCAGAAAAATCGTTGGAAACAAAGGAAGAGTCACTGAAATTGACACGGATCACCTTCCATACATCAAGATGATAATGAAAGAAACTTTGAGGTTGCACCCTCCGGCCACTTTGCTTCTCCCTAGACAAACCATGGTACCCTTCAAGCTCCACGATTATGATATTAAAGCTCAATCAATCATGCAAGTTAATGCTTGGGGAATAGGACGGGATCCCCAATACTGGAAGAACCCAGAAGAGTTCATCCCAGACAGGTTCATCGATAGTTCTGTTGATTATAAAGGCCAAAACTTTGAGTTTTTGCCATTTGGAGCTGGCCGAAGAGGTTGTCCTGGGATATATATGGCAACATCAACGATTGAGCTTGCACTGGCAAATCTTTTGTATTGTTTCGATTGGAAATTGCCGCCGGGGATGAAGGAGGAAGATATTGACATGGAAGAGTCGCTTGGTCTTAGCCTTACTACTAGCAAGAAAACAGCTCTTAATCTTGTGCCAGTCAAGTTGTTTTAG
- the LOC122312404 gene encoding cytochrome P450 71B36-like isoform X2, with translation MNLYAIFLWIALLICLPLLLLMKKEHAAQRQNKQLHPPPSPPKLPIIGNLHQLGELRHQSLWRLSKKYGPVMLIKLGGISNIVISSVDAAREVLKVHDLDCCSRPPLDTTRRLTYNYRDIAFAPYGQYWREIRKICVLEVFSVKRVQSYRPIREEEVDMLINSIWKSSSSATFVDLSEKLFSLTANVTFRIAFGKSFRGSDLDNERFQEVVHNAEAMLGSFNASEYVPYVGWIVDRLSGRLERLERIFHELDDFFQQVIDLHLKPDRTKPEHEDIIDVLLKIEREQTENLFLGGVDTGAITMIWAMAELVKSPKVMKRAQDEVRKIVGNKGRVTEIDTDHLPYIKMIMKETLRLHPPATLLLPRQTMVPFKLHDYDIKAQSIMQVNAWGIGRDPQYWKNPEEFIPDRFIDSSVDYKGQNFEFLPFGAGRRGCPGIYMATSTIELALANLLYCFDWKLPPGMKEEDIDMEESLGLSLTTSKKTALNLVPVKLF, from the exons ATGAATCTTTATGCCATATTCTTGTGGATTGCTCTTCTGATATGTCTTCCTCTGCTGCTGCTTATGAAAAAGGAGCATGCAGCTCAAAGGCAAAACAAGCAGCTGCATCCACCACCAAGCCCTCCAAAGCTTCCCATTATTGGTAACTTGCATCAACTTGGTGAATTACGTCACCAATCTCTCTGGAGACTCTCTAAAAAATATGGTCCTGTTATGCTAATTAAGCTCGGTGGAATCTCAAATATTGTCATATCTTCTGTTGATGCTGCCCGGGAGGTCTTAAAAGTTCATGATCTTGACTGTTGCAGTAGACCGCCCTTAGACACCACCAGAAGACTCACATACAATTATCGAGACATCGCTTTTGCACCTTATGGCCAATATTGGAGAGAGATAAGGAAAATATGTGTTCTTGAAGTTTTTAGTGTGAAAAGGGTGCAGTCATATCGACCCATTAGGGAAGAAGAAGTGGATATGCTTATCAATTCAATATGgaagtcttcttcttctgcaacTTTTGTTGATCTATCTGAGAAGTTGTTTTCTCTCACTGCAAATGTGACTTTTAGAATTGCTTTTGGTAAGAGTTTCCGTGGGAGTGATTTAGATAATGAAAGGTTTCAAGAAGTTGTTCATAATGCTGAAGCCATGTTGGGGAGCTTCAATGCATCTGAGTACGTTCCATACGTGGGGTGGATTGTGGACAGGCTCTCTGGTAGACTTGAAAGGCTGGAAAGGATTTTCCATGAGTTGGATGATTTTTTCCAACAGGTGATTGATCTTCATCTCAAGCCCGACAGAACAAAACCAGAGCATGAAGACATTATTGATGTGCTGTTGAAAATAGAGCGAGAGCAAACCGAG AATCTCTTCTTAGGTGGAGTCGACACTGGTGCAATTACCATGATATGGGCAATGGCAGAGCTTGTTAAAAGCCCAAAAGTGATGAAGAGAGCACAAGATGAAGTCAGAAAAATCGTTGGAAACAAAGGAAGAGTCACTGAAATTGACACGGATCACCTTCCATACATCAAGATGATAATGAAAGAAACTTTGAGGTTGCACCCTCCGGCCACTTTGCTTCTCCCTAGACAAACCATGGTACCCTTCAAGCTCCACGATTATGATATTAAAGCTCAATCAATCATGCAAGTTAATGCTTGGGGAATAGGACGGGATCCCCAATACTGGAAGAACCCAGAAGAGTTCATCCCAGACAGGTTCATCGATAGTTCTGTTGATTATAAAGGCCAAAACTTTGAGTTTTTGCCATTTGGAGCTGGCCGAAGAGGTTGTCCTGGGATATATATGGCAACATCAACGATTGAGCTTGCACTGGCAAATCTTTTGTATTGTTTCGATTGGAAATTGCCGCCGGGGATGAAGGAGGAAGATATTGACATGGAAGAGTCGCTTGGTCTTAGCCTTACTACTAGCAAGAAAACAGCTCTTAATCTTGTGCCAGTCAAGTTGTTTTAG
- the LOC122313872 gene encoding 60S ribosomal protein L14-2-like: MIGRVALINYGEDYGKLVVIVDVIDQNRALVDAPDMERSQMNFKRLSLTDLKIDIKRVPKKKELLDAMEKADVKKKWENSSWGRKLIVQKRRASLTDFDRFKLMLAKIKRAGLVRQELAKLKKENTS, encoded by the coding sequence ATGATCGGGAGGGTCGCCCTCATCAACTACGGCGAAGACTATGGCAAACTCGTTGTCATCGTCGATGTCATCGACCAGAACCGAGCTCTCGTGGATGCCCCTGATATGGAAAGATCCCAAATGAATTTCAAGAGGCTCTCTCTCACTGACCTTAAAATTGACATTAAGAGGGTTCCTAAGAAGAAGGAATTGCTTGATGCTATGGAGAAAGCTGATGTTAAGAAGAAGTGGGAGAATAGTTCCTGGGGCAGAAAGTTAATTGTTCAGAAGAGAAGGGCTTCTCTAACTGACTTTGATAGGTTCAAACTTATGTTGGCAAAGATTAAGAGGGCTGGACTGGTAAGGCAAGAGCTCGCAAAACTGAAAAAGGAGAATACTTCCTAA
- the LOC122312680 gene encoding uncharacterized mitochondrial protein AtMg00810-like → MDQGALLKDPSIYRRLIARLLYLTITRPDLAYSVKLLSQFMQAPRVPHLNAAHKVLRYIKRAPRQGLLYSSQSNLQLAVYCDLDWGACLDTRRPVTGYCAFLGPSLVSWKSKKQNTISRSSTEAEYRAMARACCELT, encoded by the coding sequence ATGGATCAAGGTGCCCTACTTAAGGATCCTTCTATCTACAGAAGACTCATTGCGAGGCTTCTTTACCTCACCATCACCAGACCAGATTTAGCATATTCAGTCAAATTGCTTAGCCAATTCATGCAAGCTCCTAGAGTCCCACATTTAAATGCTGCTCATAAGGTGCTAAGGTACATAAAGAGAGCTCCAAGACAAGGCTTGTTGTACTCTTCACAATCTAATCTACAACTTGCGGTGTATTGTGATTTGGATTGGGGAGCATGCCTAGATACACGAAGGCCTGTGACAGGCTACTGTGCCTTTCTTGGTCCTTCCCTAGTATCTTGGAAATCTAAGAAGCAAAACACTATCTCTAGGTCCTCAactgaagctgaatataggGCCATGGCAAGAGCTTGCTGTGAATTAACTTGA